The genomic stretch CTTCCTCGCCTCGGTTGCCGGCGCTTTTCTTGTGCTCCGGCTGGTAGCCGTCGCCATCAAATGGCTGGCGCGCCGCGCGCCGCACACGCGCGCTCCATCCTTGCGCCTTGCCATCGGCAATATCCACCGGCCCGGCGCGCTTACCGGCTCGGTCGTGCTGTCCCTCGGCCTCGGGCTCACGCTGCTGGTGGCGTTGGCGCTGATTGACGGCAACCTGAACCGCGAGCTTTCCCGCACGCTTCCCGAAAGGGCGCCGGACTTCTTTTTTATCGACATCCAGGGCAATGAGGTCGAAGGGTTCGGCGACCTCCTCGCGGAGGAAGCCCCGCAGGGCGAACTCTCGCTCGTCCCGATGCTGCGCGGACGAATCTTGGCACTGAACGGTATCCGCGCTTCCGAATGGGAGGCCCCGCCAAACGCGCGCTGGGTGCTGCGCGGCGACCGCGGCATCACCTATGACGCCGATCTTCCGGAAAACTCGACTCTTGCCGAGGGCGAATGGTGGCCGGAGGACTATAGCGGCGAGCCGCTCGTCTCCTTTGCCGCCGAAGAAGGCGGCGAACTCGGTCTGAAGCTCGGCGACACCGTCACCGTCAGCGTGCTCGGGCGCGAGATTACCGCGCGGATCGCGAACTTCCGCGCGGTCGAGTGGGAATCGCTGTCGATCAATTTCGTCATGGTGTTTTCCCCCAACACCTTTGCCGGCGCTCCGCATGCCTGGCTGGCGACGCTGACCAATCCGGACGGCAGCACGGAGACAAACGCCGAAATTCTCGGTGCCGTGACCCGGACCTTCCCGACGGTCACCACGATCGAGGTCCGGGCAGCGCTCGAGATCGCCGGCGCGCTCGTCGGCCAGCTTGCCACAGCCATCAGGGCGGCGGCAGCGATTGCGCTCATTGCTTCGGTGCTGGTGCTTTCGGGCGCGCTTGCAGCCGGAAACCGACGGCGCGGCCATGATGCGGTCATCATGAAAACACTCGGCGCCACACGCCCGGCGCTGATCCGCGCCTTCGTCTATGAATATCTGATCCTCGGCGCGATGACCGGCCTCTTTGCCCTTGTCGCGGGATCGGCGGCAGCCTGGTACGCACTGACCCAGATCATGATGCTGCCGTTTGCCCTGCTCCCCTCTGTCGCGCTCGCGACCGTCTGCGGCGCGATCCTCGTCACCGTCGCCATCGGGCTTTTCGGTACATGGCACCTTCTCGGACAAAAGCCTGCGCTCTATCTGCGCGAGCTGTAACTTGAATATCCATGAACTGAATTTATCCGCGCAAGACGACAAATGAATCCTGACTTGGCAATTGTCTATTATAGGTCTCGAGTTCCGCGTTGGCTTGATCTATTTCGACAACCTGAGCATCAAGAAGCATCTGCTGGTACTGATCATCAGTCCGAATTAGTATACACTCGCAAGAAAAAGCTGGATCGTTTCTCATAGATGGCGCTGTCAACAATACAGAGAAGCAATTATAATCTTCTGTATATTCGTTTGATATCATGTATTTTGGCTTTTTGTTACTACCCACAAAAGTGTACCCAGAGAAAACCAACTCCCTTTGATCGGTTATCGCCACGCCACCTTCCATCCGCATTGAGCCCAAATTAGATCCCTTGGCGCCAAAAAGCCGCCTGCTTTCCTCAAAGCGAAAAGCCTGATCACTCTTGAAAATGACGAATGCACTTTTGGCAACCTTCGCAGAGGGATTGGCGATCGAACGACGAAATAACCAGTAGTTTCCAGTGAAACGACTCAGATGCCGTTGGGAATCCAGATCGAAGCGACCTTCGATCCTCAGCAGTCCACCCACAATTCTAGAAGCAGCCGTCTTCGCATTTACTCGAACAGAGTGACTCAACGCTTCGTCAAACTCATCGAGCGGAAAATCCCGGAAGAAAATCGATGCTGGCAGATTCAAGGCATCGGCCAATCGATAGCATCTATCGGCGACCGGAACAGTCTCACCTGCGAACCATTGCGAAATCGACGAAGGGGTGACACCCAGCAGGTCTGCCTGTGCTTGCCTGCCTCCCTCTATCTTAGATAGCGCTTTCAATACACGTTCTCGATCGACGATTAAGCGCTTACTATTCTTATCCCTCATGGGAGATTTTGCCCTGTCCTTACTGCCCGCTGCGTCGCAAAATACCATTTCTGTCGAGACTATATTCGAAAGGGAGAGAGTCATGCAAACTCTTGCTTACTGCATGTTGATTGCTGCATATATGGTCCTGCTCTTTACGCACTAAAGCTCCGTTGCAGGCATTCAAGTTAGTCAATGCCTGCAACCTCATTCTTGGCCTGCCTAATAACTTTGAAGTGCTATTTTCTGCGCAGCGTTTCCATCAGTTCCTCGTTGCGGCGGTCGGCGAAATAGTTCTGCACCGCAAACAGCGCCCAGAGTGCCGCCACCGGCCAGCCGATCAGCGTGAGCTGCAGGATCAGGCAGATGATGCCGGAAATCGGCTTGCCGATGGTGAAAAAGGAAAGCCAGGGCAGAATGACGGCGATGAAATAACGCATGGAGAAAGCCTCTCTTTCAGATGGTCCCGCATGACAAGGCCGGACGATTTCCTGCTAGATGGGGCGCGCGCGATGCGTTTTTGAGGCCAGGCAGGGCGTTTCTTACGAAAATTTGAGAAAGCGCCGTCGCTTTTCATTCCTGAATGCCTTGTATCCCATTGCCGTTCCTATCATATTGTTGGCAGGCTTGCTGGAGCCCCCCAGCGGCGCCTGGGATATTG from Martelella sp. AD-3 encodes the following:
- a CDS encoding helix-turn-helix transcriptional regulator, with amino-acid sequence MTLSLSNIVSTEMVFCDAAGSKDRAKSPMRDKNSKRLIVDRERVLKALSKIEGGRQAQADLLGVTPSSISQWFAGETVPVADRCYRLADALNLPASIFFRDFPLDEFDEALSHSVRVNAKTAASRIVGGLLRIEGRFDLDSQRHLSRFTGNYWLFRRSIANPSAKVAKSAFVIFKSDQAFRFEESRRLFGAKGSNLGSMRMEGGVAITDQRELVFSGYTFVGSNKKPKYMISNEYTEDYNCFSVLLTAPSMRNDPAFSCECILIRTDDQYQQMLLDAQVVEIDQANAELETYNRQLPSQDSFVVLRG